CGTAACGGCCGAGGAGATCGACCGAGCGCAATTCGCCGACCAGGGTCGTCGCCAGTTCGATCAGCACCTGATCCCCGGTTTGATGGCCGTGGCTGTCATTGACATGTTTGAAATTGTCGACGTCGAGAAACGCCAGGCTCAAGACGCCGCCATAGCGGGCCAATTTTTCCATTTCATGACCGACGGCCTGCGTCCACGCTCCGCGGTTGAGCAAGCCGGTCAACCGATCGCGCAGCGCGAGATGCTCATGCTCGGCCTTGCGTTGCAGAATGCCGCGAATTTTGACCAGCAATACGTCGAAGGAAAAGGGTTTGGTGAGACAGTCGATCGCGCCGGATTCGAGGCTTTCGAGCACCGCCTCGCGGGAGGTTTTCGCGGTCAGCAGGATGACCGGGATGGTTTTCAACCGTTCGTCCGCCTGCAGGGCGCGGCAGAGGACGTGCCCGTTCATCACCGGCATCATCACGTCGCTGACGATCAACTGTGGTTGGTGGAGGCGCGCTTTTTCCAGGCCATCCTCGCCGTTGACCGCGGCGATCACCCGATAGCGGGTTTTGATGCCTTTGCACAAATATTCGCGCATGTCAGGGTTGTCCTCGACCACCAGAATTACCGGCTGCTTGCCCGGCGGCGTTTCGGCGGCGGCCGCTTCGAGGGGCGGCGATTCCAGGCCGTTGGATTCCAGTTCGGCGTAGGCGAAGCCGAAGGCCTCGGCGGCGGGAATCGGCGGCGCCGTTTGCTCGCGCGGCAGGAAAATGTCGAAAACGGTCCCGCGGCCGGGTTCGCTTCGCACCGCGATGCGGCCGCCGTGCAGACGCACCAGTTCCTGAACCAGGCTCAGCCCGATTCCCGTTCCCTCGTGCGACCGCGTCGTCGAGCCGTCCACCTGGTGGAAGCGGTCGAAAATGGTGGCGAGATCGGCCGGCGCGATGCCGATGCCCGTGTCCCGCACCGCGATGCCGACTTCCCGGTGTCCCGGTGGCGCGGTCACCGACACCTCGACCCGGCCGCCGGCCGGTGTGAACTTGCAGGCGTTCGATAGAAGGTTGGAGACGACTTTCTCGATGATCTCGGGGTCGAAATCCGCCGTGACGCCGTCGCCGGAATCCCTGACCGCCAGCGCGATGCCTTTTTGCTCGGCGTAGGCGGCGAAGGAGCGGGTGAGGTCTTCGACGAAGGCCGACAGGTTGCCGCTCCGGGGCGACAAGCCGACCTTGCCCGCGTCGATTTTCGAGAGATCCAACAGTTGGTTGATCAGACGCAACAATCGCCGGGCGTTGCGCATCATCATTTCCAGACGGCGGCGGTGCGATTCGCCGAGCGCCGCGTCGTCGTCGGCGAGCAGCCCTTCGAGCGGCCCGAGAATCAGCGTCAGAGGCGTCCGGAGTTCGTGCGAGACGTTCTGGAAAAATTCGGTCTTGCGGCGATCTTCTTCTTGAAGGCGTGAGAGGAGATCGGCTGACCGCTGCTGTTCGGCGCGCAGCCGGTCCTCGGTGATGCTCGCCCCCAGGCGCCCGATGGCGGCATTGACGGAAATCGCGATGAACAGGCCGACGGCGACGAACCCCCGCAAAATGTGTAACTGGTGGGTGGTCAGTTGATAAAAGGGGCCGTAGGCGCCGACCAGGACCAGCGCGGCGGCATAGGAGGCGATCACCATCGCGAAGGCCATGATGACCGGCTTGATGTCGCCGCGCGGAATCATCGTGATCGCGCCGCCGATGCCGCAGAGGATCAGCAGCGGCATCAGGGTGTCGCTGCCGAGCGCAACGGTCGTGATGACCAGATGCGCATTGACCAGAATCCCGTAAAAAATGTTGGCCGCTTCGTGGCGACCGCGCCGATTGAGCGCCGTGGTCAGCAGAATCAAGCCGTTAAACAGGCACATTTCAAGAAAAAGCAGCCGCCAGCCATTGAGCAGGCACAAGACCAGAAACGGCAACATCACGGGGATCATGACCAGCGAACTGAGGTTGGCCATCTGAATGTACTTGGCCTGCTCCGGGTTCATTTCCTTCGGGACGCCGATATTGATCAAGCGGGACAGGATTTCTTGCATTACGAAGCTCTCTTTCCATCGACCAACCAGGCGCGCAGGGCGTTTTCAACGCGCAGGGAAAGGTCCTTCCAAATCAAAATCGCCAGCATCCACCAGAGGACGATCCACAGCGGGACGCCGCCGATCCAACCCAGATAATATTGATGGAGATGCCCGACCCGGATGTACAGCATTTCCATCGCCGGTCCGCCGACGAAGAATACGGCCAGCAGTTTCAGGTCGTGCCGGCTGGGGAAAAAGAAAAGCAGATAGATCGCCAGCGAAGCGAGAAACGGCAACCAGGAAAAAAGCGGATCGAGGTAGGTGCGATAGATCCATTGTCGGGTCGCCAAAATCAGAAGCAATTGAGCGCCGACCTTCAACGCCGGGCTCTCGACAAACCAGTCGCCGATGCCGATCCGATCGGCGGGCCGCGCCGGCGGGCCGAGATTTTTCCAGCGCGCCAGGCGGGCGAAAAAACGAAGGATCATGCCCCAAAAAAGCAGCATCCAGGTCGGGATGGTGGAAAAGGCGGAATCGTACGGCACCGTATAGCGGTAAATACGGTGATGAACGACCGAGTTCCAATCGTTGAAGGCGCCGAGCAGGGTGCAGAGAATGAAGAACGGGATTTCGACGCGCCAGACGACGCCCTTGGCAAAAATGCCGAGAGCCGCCATCCGCGCGAGGATCGCCAGCGGCACTAAAACCGATTGCCGGCCGAGCCGGTCGCTCCAGAGGCAGATGGTCACGCTGATGACGGCGACCGTCAGGGCATCGATGGCGACGAGGATGTCCGGGTCGGGCGGCCGATCACGGTGCATCATCCGCGGCCGCCGTGAAAAGCGAATTCCAGCAGTTCGCCGACAAAGCCGCTGCCGAGCGGATTGATAATGCCGTCCAGGTAGCGGGCCGTCGTGTAGTTCTGCATCCAGGCGCAATGCCCGCCGCATTGGTTTTTACCGGGGCCGTGGAAGAAATTCGGATTGACCTCCTTCCGGGCCGCCGCGTAGGCCTCGTCGAAGCCGGCATAATCCAAAAGATTGATATCGGCCGGGGGGACATTGGCCGTGGCGCGACAGGGGAAGGTCAGGTGGCCGTTGGACCAGACGTGCGGTTTCAGCGCGGTCAGGCATTGGTAGGGTTGAGCGAAGAGCAGCCGTTCCAGCAGCGTCGGCGAGCCGATGATCGGTTGGCCGGCCCGTTTCCGCGCCACGATTTGCCCGGCGAGGTCCCGGTAGGCCGGGTCGTCGAGCAGTTCGCGGTTGGGTTCGTGCCGATAATTGACCGGCACGGGAACGAACCAGAGATCCAGGTCGGCGCATAAATCGAGGATCGCCCGCGCTTCCGGAATGTTGTCGCGGGTGATCACCGTATTGACCGCGAGCTTGAAGGTAACTTCCCGCCGCAACCGCCGCAACAACAGCAAATTGACGAAGACCTGTTCGACCTGCTTGACGCGCCACAGCTTCCGCAGACCTTCGAGCTGCAAGCCGTCCAGACTGACGATCACCAGATCCATCTGCCGGAGAAAAGACCGGTAGGCCGGCTTGACCAACAGTTTGTGCAACAAGCCGCCGTTGGTGTTGATCATGTTGGGGAAATAGCCCAGATGCCAGGCGTAATCGAGCAGTTCCGGCAAATCCGGACGCAGGGTCGGCTCGCCGCCGCACCAGTAGATGGCCGAGGTTCCGGTGATCATGCGCCGCAACAGGTCTTTGCCTTGCGCGGTGTCCAGGCGGTCCGGGTCCTTGTGGTCGTAGTAGTGCTCGCCCTGGTGGTTGTCGCAATAGGTGCAGCGGAAATTGCAATCGTTGAGCATCGTCCAAATTACGTAAAGGGGACGTAGCGCATGATCGCCCCGGCGATAACGCCGGCGATTGACGATCAGGTTCTCGCCCGCTTGCCTCAAGGCTTTCGCCTTGCGCCAGGCATCCGCCAGCCGGTCGGCGGGGGTGAGGTCGGAATCTTTGAGGATGACCGGCAGAATTCGCTCGGCCAGTTCCCGAGCTTGCCGGTCGCACGTTTCCCAATTGGGGTGTCCGCTTGCGGGGCGGTACCGGGTGAATTCCACTGGTTTTTCTCCCTCGTCGGATCGGCGGAAAATCGGTTGCTTTACCCTATTATAACAGACCTCGAATAAAAACAGGGTAGCCGGATGGCGATCGCTTCCGGCCGAGCGGCATCCTGGCACGCTTGCTATTTATTGGATGAATGGAAAATCCCTTGCCAATTGAAGATGGATCGGGCAATAATCTGACGGGGGCGAAATGGAGGTTCGATATGAAACGGTTGCTCGGCCTCATTCTTTTTCTTGGTGTAAGCCTGGCGCCGGCGTGGCTTCTCGCCAATCCGATTCCCGACGACAACGAACTGCCCCTGCAACAGGATCAAGGCAGCGTCTGCATCGGTTTTCGGCTCGATCAGAAAACCGCCATGGTTGATGGCGCAGTCCATGTATCCTCTGAATTGGAGATGAATTACCGCATCCGGCGGTATCTTGGCGATGAGGTGTCCGATATCGTCCCGGCGCGCCAATTTACGGCCGCCGAAGCCCTGGCGCGGGTCACCGAATGCACCCACATGGCCACCGATGACGACAGCGACATTTCCAGCGCCGCGGCTGACGCCGAGTGCGAACAGAATCCCGATGAATGCGTGGATTGCGACGGCGACGGAACTCCCGATTGCTTCGGCCTGTGTTACGAGATGTTGTATTTCGTCATCGCGGATTTGTGCGCTCCCGCCGGCAGCGCCGATTACCTGATGGAAATGAAAGCTGAAGACGGCGACGACTGGAATGATTGGATGTCGGCTTCCATTACCATTAATCCGCCGTCCGGCGATTGTGTCGATACGACCGCTACGGTCTGTCAGAAAGTCTTTTGGACCGATTTGCCGCCGGATGCCTACGGCGACGACGATTCCGCCGACGGCGCGGCTGATGACGACAACGACGATGATAACGACGACGACTCAGGCGGTTGCAGCGTCGGCCGGGGCGATCCGTTACTTTCACTGCTCGGCGCGATGGCGGCGATCGGCCTGGTCGCCTTGGCCGTCTCCCGGCGGCGGGAGCGCTGAATATCGCTTGGAAAACGGTCGCTTCGCCAAAGACGTATCGCCGGATTTCCTTCGGTCAGGCAAGGGCCGGATGGTCCGGGTTCTGTCACACAAAAAATCAGGTGTATGTTAGAGGAGTCCTCGGATGAGAATTTCAGCCGTCGTGATTTGCTTCGCGGTTCTGTTTGTCGTTTCGAACGCGGTTTTCGCCAACCCGGTTTCCAACGAGCAGGATTTGCCTCTGCAACAAGACCATGGCAGCGTTTGTATCGGCTTTCGGTTGGATAAAAAAACATGGATGGACGACGGCGATCTCCAGATTTCTTCCGACTTGGATAGCCAATTCCGGATCCATCGCGAGATCGGCGAGGAAACGACGACCATTCTGCCCGATGGTTTGCTTGCCGAGAATGAAGCCCTCGCGCATGTCTATTCCGAATGCGGGCACATGAACAACGAACCGGAAATCGATTGCGAAAAAACCCCCGAAAAGTGCGTGGATTGCGACGGCGATCAAGTGCCGGAATGCACCGGCATGTGCTACGAGATGTTCTATTTCGTCATTGCCGATCTCTGTGCGCCGGCCGGTAAAGCCCGGTATGCCATCGAGCAGCAATCCAAGGTAACCCAGGATTGGTACGAGATCATGACCGGCACCATTAAAATCGATCCGCCGGACGGTATTTGTGCCGATAAGGCTTACTCCGTCTGTCAGGAAGTCTTTTGGATGGATTTACCATCGGACGCATACAATGAGGACAATATCGACGACGACGACTCCGGTGGGTGCAGTGTCAGCCGGGGCGATCCGCTGCTTTCGCTGCTGGGTGCGATGGCGGCGATCGGCCTGGTCGCCTTGGCCGTCTCCCGGCGGCGGGAGCGCTGAGCATCGCCCCCGGGGAATGGTTGCTTCGACACACGCTTTCAGAATCCGCAAATGAGTTTTGGCGCCATTTTTTACGCTTTGTAGCGGTGTGTATCGGCCTAATGAGCCTGGCCAAGTTTCAGCACTGCTAAAAATTGAGCGCATTCATTTCCCGCGAATCCACACCTCAGAAATTCGCTAATTTGTTTCTAACAAGAGGCAAACGCGATGTTTATCGGGCCCGGATCGGCTGGCACGCTTTTTGCCCTCCTGATGGACAGGATCGAGTAACCGTCAGTTTCCGGCGATTTTCCGGAGACCTTTTTCGAGGGAGAGAGCGTGAAAATGAAAAGCCGGCGAATCATTCGTGTCCTTTTGTTTCTTCTGTTCGCGGTGCTTGCCTTGGCGGTCTGGGGTTGCGCCAATAGCGGCGATGATGACGACGACTCGGGCTCCGATGATGACGCCGCCGATGACGACGCCGCCGACGACGATGACAACGACCAAAGCGACGACGATAGCGGCGACGACACGGCGGGCGGGACGATCGTCCTCAACGAAATCGACTGCCATGGCCGCGACTGGGTGGAACTCGTCAACACCTCGGCGGCGGAAATCGACATCAGCGGCTGGTACGTCGCCGACGATCTGACCGAGGACGGCCATCAGTACGAGGTGCCCGCCGGCAGCGTCGTGCAACCGGACGAGCATTACGTCATCAAACAGGAAGAAGATTTGGAGGAGGGTTTCACCTTCGGGCTCAAGTGCGCCGAGGATACCGTCTACCTGTTGGATTCGTCCATGAACGTCATGGCGCAAGAGACCATCGGCGAAGTGCCCGACGGCAGCACCTGGGGCCGGTTGCCCGACGTCACGGGCGATTGGCAGGAAACCAGCCCGACTCAAGGGGAGACGAACCAGGAGCCTTATTCCTCCTCCTCGACCTTTTTCAATCCGCTGACCATCAACACCGTGCGCATCACCTTGTCCGACGGCGCGGTCACCTCCTTGACCAATGAGCCGTATGAATTCGTCGAGGGACAAATCCAAGTCGTTTCCGGCGAGGTCACCAGCGATTTGCTGACCGTCGGCGTCCGCCTGAAAAGCGGCGAGTCCTTCCAGCCGATCACCGGCAAGGCTGCCTTCAAAATCAAGATCAACGAATACGACACGACGGCGCGGCTGTTCGGCCTGAAGGGTTTCAGCCTGAACAACATGATCGACGATCCGACCATGATGCATGAAACGCTCGCCTACACGATTTTTCGCGGCATCGGGATTCCGGCGATTCGCGCCGGTTATGCCTGGGTGCTGGTCAACGGCGAGGCGCGCGGCTTGTACGCGACGATCGAAAACTACGACGACGTTTTCGCCGCCTTTCAGTTCGAGAACACCTCGCACGTCTACGAAGGAACCGCGGACCTCGATTCCACCCATGTCGGTCAGATCGACGTCGACGAGGGCGACGAATCCGATCGGCAGGATCTGCTGACTTTGGTCGATGTGTTGAACAATACCGCCGACGACTCCTGGACCGCCGCGGTCGCCGCGCTCTTCGATTTTGATCTCTTTCTCGATCTGTGGGCGGTGGAGAACTACATCGGCCAGACCGACGGGTATGCGCAAGCGGCCAACAACTATTTCCTGCACAGCGACAACGACGGCTATTTCACCATGATGCCCTGGGGAACCGATCGCGCCTTCACCGACAAACCGGCGTTTCCCAGTGGCACGAGCATCGTCTGCTCCCGTTGCCTGGGCATCAGCGGTTGCGCCGACCTGTACGACACCGCGTTGCCGACGATCGTCGCCGCCATCGAAAACCTAGATCCGGACACCCTGATCACGGAAATCGACTCGACGATCGCCAGCCACGTGCAGGACGATGAATACGCCCAGTATACCTATGCCGAGTATCAGGCCGCCGTGGCAGGTTTGCGCGAATATCTCGCCGACCGGCCCGACGAAGCCAGCGCGATCTGAAGCGTCTCCGATTCCCGGCCGGCGATTTCACGTTTCCGGCGGTGGAGTGCAAGCGTCATGGAAAATCTGCTCTTGAGCTTCGGTTCGATGAAACTGGAATGGAGCGGCGTGCTTCTTTCCTTCCTGGTCACGTTTCTTTGTTCCAGCCTGGTTGCCGCGACCTATGAGAAAACCTTTCAAGGGCTCTCCTGGTCGCGCGGGTTGTTGCATACCATGATTCTGGGCAGCCTGACTTCCAGCCTGATCATGATCGCGATCGGCGACAACGTGGCGCGCGGCATCGGCATCGTCGGTTCGCTGGCGATCATTCGTTTCCGCACCAATTTGCGCGATCCCCGCGATTTGATCTTCCTCTTCGTTTCCATGGGCGTCGGCGTGGCGAGCGGCGTGCAAAGTTACATCAGCGCCATTCTCGGCACGGCCTTTTTCTGCCTGGTCGCGATCGGCCTCAATCGCACGCAATTCGGCCGGCGGTACTCGCACGACGGCCTGGTGCGGTTTCAGGTGCCGGCCGGCCCGACCGGTTCCGAGCAGGTGGCGCGGGTGATGAGCACGATTCCGGCGCACTTCGCCCTGGTGACGATGCGCTCGGCTGCTCAGGGCGACGTGGTGGATTACGCCTATCAGGTGCGGTTGGCGCGCGAGGGCGAGGAAGGGGTGTTGCTTCGCGAGTTGGAAGGCGTTTCGGGGATTCGCGGTCTCGTCTATGTGAATCAACAAACGACGGTCGAATTGTAGGTGCGCGATGAAAGATCTGGGGCGCTACAAATTTCATCTCATCTGGCTGACCATGGCCCTCTTCACGTTCGGATTCTATTTCGTTTACCACGTCAACGCCGACCTGCTCGGCATCGTGGAAACGCGGACGCATAAGCTCGGCGCCCTGGAGTCGGGACGCATCCGGTCCATTCACGTCGCGCTGGGCGATGAAGTGACGACGAACCAAGTGCTGGTCGAACTGGATACAGCCGATCTGGAGATCGAGCACGACGGGCTGGCGCAGGAACTGAATCGCCTGGGCGGCATGTTCGAAAGCGACCGGCGGCGCTACACGCTGGAATACGAAAAACTGCGGCTGCAGCGCGACACGGAAGCGGCGCGGCTGGAATCGAAAAGAGCCGAACTGAACGCGCTCAACAATGAAATCGAGCGGTTGAACGAGGCGGAACAGGCGGGCTTCGGCCGGCCGCGCAACTTGACCGACCTCATCATCCGCCGCGACATCGCGGCCGGGTACGTGAAAAAGGAAAGCGCCCGCGACACCTCTTCCTGGCGGCATTCGCGCGCGCCGGGGGCCAACGAGAAAGCCTTGCCGGGCGATAATCTGGTCTTATCGATGCTCAACGACCGGATTTCGCAAATGCATGAGCTCGAATTGAAAACCAAATTGATCGAGGACCGGATCGAGCGGCGGCGCGTCATTTCCCCCTGCAACGGCCGGATCGTCAACATCAATTACCTGCCGGGCGATTCGGTCGAAGGTTTTTCCACCATTCTGACCGTCGAGGAACCCGAGGCCAGCTTCGTGGACGTCTTCATTCCGGAAAGCTCCGACATCGTTCCGCAATTGGGCGAGCGGGTCGACGTGATGCCGCATCGCTTCGGCGTCGCGGACACCAAGGGCACCATCATTTTCGTCGATCCGGGTTATTCGGCGATTCCCGAGCGGTTGGCTTTTCGCAAGGTCATCTACTGGGCGCGCAAGTTCCGCGTGCGCTTGGACGAAGGGCATCATCTGCGGCCCGGCGAATCGGTCGAGGTCGGCATTCGCGGGGAAATCGTGCCGTCCGGCGCCGCGCAGGCGATGGAAACCAAGCCGGAACTTCGCCGACCGAAGACGCCGGAACCGCCGGCCACGTTGACGGCGGCCGCATTGTCGACCGTCACCGTGAGCGATCGCCTGCGCGCGATCAGCCGATTCGAGCCGTCCGGCATTGCCTGGCTGGACGACCTCAAGCGGTATGTGCTGGTCAGTGACGACACCAGCCGCCAGGACCCGGAGCACCAGCCCTGGATTTACCTGATGGACGAGGCCGGCAATTTGGACGAGCAACCCGTCCCCTTGCACGGCGTGGATTCGGTCAACGACCTGGAGTCGATCGTTTCGGCTCCGAACGGGGTGCTCTACCTGGTGTCGTCGATGAATGCCAGCCACCGCGGCAAACGCCCCCCCGATCGGCAGCGGATTTACCGGGTCGTCCATACCGGCCGTTCGTTCAAGGTGACCGGCGTGGTGAATTTCCTTTCGGTTTTGTGCCAGTCCTATCAGCCCGCTCAACTGGGGCGGCTCGGGCTGGATCCTTTGCTCGGCGATGCGATCGAACTGAATATCGAAGGCGCCACCTGGTACAAGGGCGATGTCCTTTTCGGATTGAAGCAACCGCGTCCGGCCAAAGGGGCGATTGTCTGGCGGTTGAAGGATCCCGAACGATTGTTCGCAACCAATACCCTGGCGCCGGGGCAACTGGAGGTCTTCGGCTATGCGGATTTGCGGACTCCGGACGGAAGGCCGGCCGGGATTTCCGATCTGCTGGCCGAGTCTTCCGGCCGTCTCTTGGCCTTGTCCACCGTGCCGCAAGCCGAAAAAAGCAAGCAGGTCGGCGGATTGCATATTCTCGTCGAAACCAAAACCGACCGGCTGTTGGTCAAGCCGATGCTGAACTTTCCCGCCCTCAAGCCGGAAGGGCTGTGCGCCCGCGACGCGGATCGGCTGACGATCGTTTTCGACTCGGATGACGAACCGCCCTTTTACTACCACACCCTAGGATCGCTCGACCAATGAAAGCTCTTCTGCTCTGGTGCCTGTCGGCCTTGGCTCTGCTCGGCGGACTCGCTTGGGCGGGCGAGCCGTTGACGCAAGCCCGGGCGATTCAATTGACCCTGGCGCGTTCGCCGGAATTGACTGCGGAACTGGCGGCGGCGGCGGCCCAGGGGGAATTGGCGGACTCCGTGGCCGGGGCGATCGAGAACCCTGAAATCCGCTTGGAGGATCTCACCACGAAGTATTTCGATCCCGAGCAGGAGCGCGATTTTCAACTCGGTTTTCGGTGGAGCCCGCCGCGGATCGGCGAACCGGCGTTGCGGCGGCAGGAGGAGACCGTCGACTGGTTCGAGAAAAAACTGAAGGCCGACGCGACCCGGCGCAAACTGATCGCGGAAGCCGGGCAACTGTTCGCGGAAACCGCGATGCTACGCGAAAGCGCGGACCTGGCCGCGCGCACCGCCGATTTGGAGGAACAGCGGTTGTCGCGGGTCGAGCAATTCGTCCAGTTGGGCGAAGCCGATTTGCTGGAGCGATTGAAGACGCAGCGGCGCCTGACCAAGAACCGGGGCGAGGCGCGGAGCCTGCAATCCCGGTTGGCGGCCTGCGAAACCCGCTTGCGAGCGCTGACCGGTTTGTCCGGAGAATTGACGTTGGCCGCCGATCCGCCGCCGAATGTCGAGTTTGATCCCGCGAAGCTGCGCCTCATCGCGACGAGAAACCGGGCGGAAATGTCCTGGCGACAACAATGGGAGCGTCTGGCGCAACGACGGTACGACGCCGCCCGCTATCGTTTGATTCCCCAGTTTTCCTTCATCGAAGTGGATCATCATTTTGAAGGCGACGATGACGATTTCGATGAACTGCGGGTCGGCGTGGAAATCCCGCTCTTCAATTGGACGGTCGCCGATCGTCGGGCGACCGCGATCCTTCGCAGGACCGCCGCAGACCGTGAAAACGCGACCGCCGAAGGGATCGGAAGGGAAATCGACTCGAGCCTGGCGAATTACCGCGAGGCGCTGGCGGTGTGGCGGGCGACGCGGGGCGATGCCGAAAAAACGCGAGATCTGTGCGCTCAACAACTCGAAATCGCGCGCCGGCAGGGGCTGTTATCGTCCGTCGAATTGCTGGACCTGGAAATCGAGGGAATCGCCGCGCGCCGCGCGCTGGCCGAGGCGCTTTATGAATTGCGGGCGGCCGCCGTCGAGCTGCAGGCGGCGACCGGAGCCGCGGGTTGGGAAGAACTGATCGCGCTGTGAGGGATGCCGATGCGTAACGATAGCATGGTGATTTCCCGCTACGAAAACAAATACCTCATCCGCGAGACGATGGCGCGGGCCATCGCCGATTACCTGCGCGGGATTTGCGTGCCGGACAAGCACGCCGGCGCCGACGGCCGGTACATGGTGAACAACTTGTATTTCGACACGCCGGACCTGCGCTTCTACCACGACACGCGCAACAAGCGTTATACGCGCTTCAAACCACGGGTCCGCTATTACGGCCCGCGGCCGACCGATTTTCTCTGGATCGAACTGAAACACAAAGTGAAGAACGTCACCTGGAAGAAACGGCGCCGGATCGCGGTGGCGGATTGGCCCGAGTTTCTGCACGATGGTTCGTGCCGGCCGCCGGCGAACCCGGCGTGGATCACGCTGGCCGATTCGTTCGAGGACGCGGTCTGCCGCTTCGGCGCGCATCCGGTGGTTCAGGTGCAGTACATTCGCGAGCCCTACGTCAGCGAATTGGACGATTATTGTCGCATAACCTTTGATCGCTGTCTGACTTTCCGATCGGTGCGCGGCAGTTACGAACTCGTCGCGAACGAGAATTTGACTTACTTCGACAATACCGTGGATACCGCCTTTTGTTCGTGCGAGTCGCCGGTGATCCTGGAAATCAAAACGGAAACCAACGTGCCGATCTGGGTGCTCCGGTTGATCCGCCGCTTTGAGTTGATCCAACGAGGATTTTCCAAATACTGCAATGCGATCGAGGCCGCCATGGGATACACGGCTTGTTCGCTGCGCCGGCTCGCTTAGGCTGAATGCTGAAGAGAAGACGGATCAATAATTCGTGTACGCGGTCACCCGCAATTCCCGCCGCGCGGCGTCCAGCACCGCCAGAATGAAATCGTTTTGATCGCCGGTTTTGTCCAGGCATTCCCGCTTTACGGCATGCAACAAATTATCGCCGGCGGTCAGGCAGCGATACCAACCCTGTTGCGCGTCCAAGGGAAGACGCGGCGCCTGCCACGAAGCCAGGATTTCGTCGGCGCCGGGAATCGGGCGGATCTGTTCCGGCCGGTTCTGCTTCTGATACTGCTCGTTGAGGGTTTGCAGTCCCCGTTGTCGGCTCGCGACGCCGAGCATTTTTACC
This region of Myxococcales bacterium genomic DNA includes:
- a CDS encoding polyphosphate polymerase domain-containing protein, translated to MRNDSMVISRYENKYLIRETMARAIADYLRGICVPDKHAGADGRYMVNNLYFDTPDLRFYHDTRNKRYTRFKPRVRYYGPRPTDFLWIELKHKVKNVTWKKRRRIAVADWPEFLHDGSCRPPANPAWITLADSFEDAVCRFGAHPVVQVQYIREPYVSELDDYCRITFDRCLTFRSVRGSYELVANENLTYFDNTVDTAFCSCESPVILEIKTETNVPIWVLRLIRRFELIQRGFSKYCNAIEAAMGYTACSLRRLA
- a CDS encoding diguanylate cyclase → MQEILSRLINIGVPKEMNPEQAKYIQMANLSSLVMIPVMLPFLVLCLLNGWRLLFLEMCLFNGLILLTTALNRRGRHEAANIFYGILVNAHLVITTVALGSDTLMPLLILCGIGGAITMIPRGDIKPVIMAFAMVIASYAAALVLVGAYGPFYQLTTHQLHILRGFVAVGLFIAISVNAAIGRLGASITEDRLRAEQQRSADLLSRLQEEDRRKTEFFQNVSHELRTPLTLILGPLEGLLADDDAALGESHRRRLEMMMRNARRLLRLINQLLDLSKIDAGKVGLSPRSGNLSAFVEDLTRSFAAYAEQKGIALAVRDSGDGVTADFDPEIIEKVVSNLLSNACKFTPAGGRVEVSVTAPPGHREVGIAVRDTGIGIAPADLATIFDRFHQVDGSTTRSHEGTGIGLSLVQELVRLHGGRIAVRSEPGRGTVFDIFLPREQTAPPIPAAEAFGFAYAELESNGLESPPLEAAAAETPPGKQPVILVVEDNPDMREYLCKGIKTRYRVIAAVNGEDGLEKARLHQPQLIVSDVMMPVMNGHVLCRALQADERLKTIPVILLTAKTSREAVLESLESGAIDCLTKPFSFDVLLVKIRGILQRKAEHEHLALRDRLTGLLNRGAWTQAVGHEMEKLARYGGVLSLAFLDVDNFKHVNDSHGHQTGDQVLIELATTLVGELRSVDLLGRYGGEEFVLCFPESSGANAVRLMQRILQVFRAKPIGALGLQCSFSAGVVEIGPDKVLSLDEYLARADAAMYQAKREGKGRVLLWRPE
- a CDS encoding DUF4956 domain-containing protein — encoded protein: MENLLLSFGSMKLEWSGVLLSFLVTFLCSSLVAATYEKTFQGLSWSRGLLHTMILGSLTSSLIMIAIGDNVARGIGIVGSLAIIRFRTNLRDPRDLIFLFVSMGVGVASGVQSYISAILGTAFFCLVAIGLNRTQFGRRYSHDGLVRFQVPAGPTGSEQVARVMSTIPAHFALVTMRSAAQGDVVDYAYQVRLAREGEEGVLLRELEGVSGIRGLVYVNQQTTVEL
- a CDS encoding TolC family protein, with product MKALLLWCLSALALLGGLAWAGEPLTQARAIQLTLARSPELTAELAAAAAQGELADSVAGAIENPEIRLEDLTTKYFDPEQERDFQLGFRWSPPRIGEPALRRQEETVDWFEKKLKADATRRKLIAEAGQLFAETAMLRESADLAARTADLEEQRLSRVEQFVQLGEADLLERLKTQRRLTKNRGEARSLQSRLAACETRLRALTGLSGELTLAADPPPNVEFDPAKLRLIATRNRAEMSWRQQWERLAQRRYDAARYRLIPQFSFIEVDHHFEGDDDDFDELRVGVEIPLFNWTVADRRATAILRRTAADRENATAEGIGREIDSSLANYREALAVWRATRGDAEKTRDLCAQQLEIARRQGLLSSVELLDLEIEGIAARRALAEALYELRAAAVELQAATGAAGWEELIAL
- a CDS encoding radical SAM protein; the encoded protein is MEFTRYRPASGHPNWETCDRQARELAERILPVILKDSDLTPADRLADAWRKAKALRQAGENLIVNRRRYRRGDHALRPLYVIWTMLNDCNFRCTYCDNHQGEHYYDHKDPDRLDTAQGKDLLRRMITGTSAIYWCGGEPTLRPDLPELLDYAWHLGYFPNMINTNGGLLHKLLVKPAYRSFLRQMDLVIVSLDGLQLEGLRKLWRVKQVEQVFVNLLLLRRLRREVTFKLAVNTVITRDNIPEARAILDLCADLDLWFVPVPVNYRHEPNRELLDDPAYRDLAGQIVARKRAGQPIIGSPTLLERLLFAQPYQCLTALKPHVWSNGHLTFPCRATANVPPADINLLDYAGFDEAYAAARKEVNPNFFHGPGKNQCGGHCAWMQNYTTARYLDGIINPLGSGFVGELLEFAFHGGRG